A stretch of Pseudomonas sp. 7SR1 DNA encodes these proteins:
- a CDS encoding AmpG family muropeptide MFS transporter, whose product MPRKTWRAALAAYASPSTLVLLLLGFAAGLPYMLVFSTLSVWLREAGVARETIGYASLIGLAYAFKWVWSPLLDQWRLPLLGKLGRRRSWLVLSQGLVILGLIGMGFCDPQKHLSWLIAIAVIVAFASATQDIAVDAYRLEIVDDTRQAALAASYMSGYRVAALLATAGALFFAEGFGSTGFSYKHSAWAGTYLLFGVLMVPALLTSLFMREPPVPLRTQLQAGRYTFVHQLASVFVLIVLLVSVPAMFTQLYNTDFASVLFEGVSLLDLLLEDRAFLRAILYIILTAMCLSAMGRRGLAPVLTPINDFILRYRWQALLLLGLIATYRMSDTVMGVMANVFYIDQGFTKDQIASVSKIFGLIMTLVGAGMGGLLIVRFGILPILLIGGIASAATNILFLILTDMGPNLNMLVVTISLDNFSSGLATSAFVAYLSSLTNLKFSATQYALLSSIMLLLPRLIGGYSGVMVEKFGYHNFFLITALLGVPTLLLIGLHWFQENRRQGETTPVEPAPTRPAEDS is encoded by the coding sequence ATGCCCCGTAAAACCTGGCGCGCCGCCCTCGCCGCCTATGCCAGTCCCTCGACGCTCGTGCTGTTGCTGCTTGGCTTCGCCGCCGGCTTGCCCTACATGCTGGTGTTTTCCACGCTTTCGGTCTGGTTGCGCGAGGCTGGCGTGGCCCGCGAGACCATCGGCTACGCGAGCCTGATCGGCCTGGCATACGCCTTCAAGTGGGTCTGGTCGCCGCTGCTCGACCAGTGGCGCCTGCCACTGCTGGGCAAACTGGGGCGACGCCGTTCCTGGCTGGTGCTCTCCCAGGGCCTGGTGATCCTGGGCCTGATCGGCATGGGTTTCTGCGACCCGCAAAAACACCTCTCCTGGTTGATCGCCATCGCGGTGATCGTGGCCTTCGCCTCGGCCACCCAGGACATCGCCGTCGACGCCTATCGCCTGGAGATCGTCGACGACACCCGCCAGGCTGCCCTGGCCGCCAGCTACATGTCCGGCTATCGGGTCGCCGCGTTGCTGGCCACTGCGGGCGCCCTGTTCTTCGCCGAAGGATTTGGCTCCACCGGCTTCAGCTACAAGCACTCGGCCTGGGCCGGCACCTACCTGTTGTTCGGCGTGCTGATGGTGCCGGCCCTGCTCACCTCGCTGTTCATGCGCGAACCGCCTGTGCCGTTGCGCACGCAACTGCAGGCCGGACGCTACACCTTCGTCCACCAGCTGGCGTCGGTGTTCGTGCTCATCGTGCTGCTGGTATCGGTCCCGGCCATGTTCACCCAGCTCTACAACACCGATTTCGCCAGCGTGCTGTTCGAAGGGGTGAGCCTGCTGGACCTGCTGCTCGAAGATCGCGCCTTCCTGCGGGCCATCCTCTACATCATCCTGACCGCCATGTGCCTGTCGGCCATGGGGCGCCGCGGGTTGGCGCCGGTGCTGACGCCCATCAACGATTTCATCCTGCGCTATCGCTGGCAGGCGCTGCTGCTGCTCGGACTGATCGCCACGTACCGGATGTCCGACACCGTGATGGGCGTCATGGCCAACGTGTTCTACATCGACCAGGGCTTCACCAAGGACCAGATCGCCAGCGTCAGCAAGATCTTCGGGTTGATCATGACCCTCGTCGGCGCCGGCATGGGCGGCCTGCTGATCGTGCGCTTCGGCATCCTGCCGATCCTGCTCATCGGTGGCATCGCCTCGGCCGCCACCAATATCCTGTTCCTGATCCTCACCGACATGGGCCCCAACCTGAACATGCTGGTGGTGACCATCTCGCTGGACAACTTCAGCTCGGGCCTCGCCACCTCGGCATTCGTGGCGTACCTGTCGAGCCTGACCAACCTGAAATTCTCTGCCACCCAGTACGCCTTGCTCAGCTCGATCATGCTGTTGCTGCCACGCTTGATCGGCGGCTATTCCGGGGTGATGGTGGAAAAGTTCGGCTACCATAACTTCTTCCTGATCACCGCCCTGCTGGGTGTGCCGACCCTGCTGCTGATCGGCCTGCACTGGTTCCAGGAGAACCGTCGCCAGGGCGAAACCACGCCTGTGGAGCCGGCACCCACCCGACCCGCGGAAGATTCGTAG
- a CDS encoding proline--tRNA ligase produces the protein MRTSQFLLATQKETPSDAVVISHQLMLRAGMIRKLASGLYTWLPMGLRVMRKVEAIVREEMNAAGSLEVLMPGTQPAELWQESGRWEEYGPELLRIKDRHGRDFCAGPTHEEVITDLMRNELSSYKQLPINLYQIQTKFRDEIRPRFGLMRGREFIMKDAYSFHTDLASLQVTYDRMHQAYCNVFTRLGLKFRPVEADNGSIGGAGSHEFHVLAESGEDDIVFSNGSDYAANIEKAEAVPRETFRPAPSEELRLVDTPNTKTIAQLVEGYNLPIERTIKTLIVRAEEEGKLIALIIRGDHELNEIKAANQPGVASPLVMATDAELRDAIGAGAGSLGPLNLPLPIIIDRSVALMSDFAIGANIDDKHYFGVNWERDLPVPTVADLRNVVAGDPSPDGKGVLEIKRGIEVGHIFQLGNKYSKAMKCEVLGENGKPVTLEMGCYGIGVSRVVAAAIEQNNDEKGIIWSDALAPFQIALVPLRYETDLVREATDKLYAELTAAGFEVLLDDRDKKTSPGIKFADMELIGIPHRIVVSDRGLAEGNLEYKSRTEAEPQALPVADVLSFLQARIRR, from the coding sequence ATGCGCACCAGTCAATTTTTGCTCGCCACACAGAAAGAAACGCCTTCCGACGCCGTCGTGATCAGCCATCAACTGATGCTGCGTGCCGGCATGATCCGCAAACTCGCTTCGGGCCTGTACACCTGGCTGCCGATGGGCCTGCGAGTCATGCGCAAGGTGGAAGCCATCGTGCGTGAAGAAATGAACGCCGCCGGCTCTCTGGAAGTGTTGATGCCGGGCACCCAACCGGCCGAGTTGTGGCAGGAGTCCGGGCGCTGGGAAGAGTACGGCCCCGAGTTGCTGCGCATCAAGGACCGCCACGGTCGCGACTTTTGCGCCGGCCCGACTCACGAGGAAGTGATCACCGACCTGATGCGCAACGAGTTGAGCAGCTATAAGCAGCTGCCCATCAACCTGTATCAGATCCAGACCAAGTTCCGTGACGAGATCCGTCCACGTTTCGGCCTGATGCGCGGGCGCGAATTCATCATGAAGGACGCCTACTCGTTCCATACCGACCTGGCATCGCTGCAGGTCACCTACGACCGCATGCACCAGGCGTACTGCAACGTATTCACCCGCCTGGGCCTGAAGTTCCGGCCGGTCGAGGCCGACAACGGCTCCATCGGCGGCGCGGGCTCCCACGAGTTCCACGTACTGGCCGAATCCGGCGAAGACGACATCGTCTTCAGCAACGGCTCGGACTACGCCGCCAACATCGAGAAAGCCGAAGCCGTGCCACGGGAAACCTTCCGTCCCGCGCCGAGCGAAGAGCTGCGCCTGGTGGACACCCCGAACACCAAGACCATCGCCCAACTGGTGGAAGGCTACAACCTGCCCATCGAGCGCACCATCAAGACCCTGATCGTCCGCGCCGAAGAAGAGGGCAAGCTGATCGCCCTGATCATCCGTGGCGACCATGAGCTGAACGAAATCAAGGCCGCCAACCAGCCAGGCGTCGCCAGCCCGCTGGTCATGGCCACCGACGCCGAGCTGCGCGATGCCATCGGCGCCGGTGCCGGCTCCCTTGGCCCGCTGAACCTGCCGCTGCCGATCATCATCGACCGCTCGGTGGCATTGATGAGCGACTTCGCCATCGGCGCCAACATCGACGACAAGCACTATTTCGGCGTGAACTGGGAACGTGACCTGCCCGTTCCTACCGTCGCCGACCTGCGCAACGTCGTGGCGGGCGACCCGAGCCCGGACGGCAAGGGCGTGCTGGAAATCAAGCGCGGCATCGAAGTCGGGCACATCTTCCAGCTGGGCAACAAGTACAGCAAGGCGATGAAGTGCGAAGTGCTGGGCGAGAATGGCAAGCCGGTCACCCTGGAAATGGGTTGCTACGGTATCGGCGTCTCCCGTGTCGTGGCGGCGGCCATCGAGCAGAACAACGACGAGAAAGGCATCATCTGGAGCGACGCCCTGGCGCCGTTCCAGATCGCCCTGGTGCCGTTGCGCTACGAGACCGACCTGGTACGCGAAGCCACCGACAAGCTCTACGCCGAACTGACGGCCGCCGGCTTCGAAGTGCTGCTGGACGATCGCGACAAGAAAACCAGCCCCGGCATCAAGTTCGCGGACATGGAACTGATCGGCATCCCGCACCGGATCGTCGTCAGTGATCGCGGCCTGGCCGAAGGCAACCTGGAATACAAGAGCCGTACCGAGGCCGAGCCGCAAGCGCTGCCGGTCGCCGACGTGCTCTCTTTCCTCCAGGCTCGTATCCGCCGCTGA
- the dinB gene encoding DNA polymerase IV, which produces MTQRKIIHVDCDCFYAAIEMRDDPRLAGKPMAVGGSADRRGVIATCNYEARAYGVRSAMSSGHALKLCPDLTIVKPRMDAYREASKEIHTIFSDYTDLIEPLSLDEAYLDVSASAHFGGSATRIAQDIRRRVSNQLHITVSAGVAPNKFLAKIASDWKKPNGLFVITPDQVEDFVSALPVSKLHGVGKVTADKLNRLGIVDCLQLRQWDKLALVREFGSFGERLWNLARGIDERLVHNDSRRQSISVENTYDVDLPDLASCLDKLPELMQTLSGRMARIDSSYRPGKPFVKVKFHDFTQTTLEQAGAGRDLGSYQSLMTQAFNRGGKPVRLLGIGVRLEDLRGGYEQLELFER; this is translated from the coding sequence ATGACGCAACGCAAAATCATCCACGTCGACTGTGACTGCTTCTATGCCGCCATCGAGATGCGCGATGACCCGCGACTGGCCGGCAAGCCCATGGCAGTCGGCGGCTCGGCGGATCGACGCGGCGTGATTGCGACCTGCAACTATGAAGCACGGGCCTATGGTGTGCGTTCGGCCATGTCGTCCGGCCATGCCTTGAAACTCTGTCCCGACCTGACCATCGTCAAGCCTCGGATGGACGCCTATCGGGAGGCGTCGAAGGAAATCCACACGATCTTCAGCGATTACACGGACCTGATCGAGCCCCTGTCCCTGGATGAGGCCTACCTGGACGTTTCCGCCAGTGCCCATTTCGGCGGCAGTGCGACCCGTATCGCTCAGGACATTCGTCGCAGGGTCTCCAATCAATTGCACATCACGGTGTCGGCCGGTGTTGCGCCAAACAAATTCCTCGCCAAGATCGCCAGCGACTGGAAGAAACCCAATGGCCTGTTCGTCATCACGCCGGATCAGGTGGAGGACTTCGTCTCGGCCCTGCCGGTCAGCAAGCTTCACGGCGTCGGCAAGGTCACCGCCGACAAACTGAACCGTCTCGGGATCGTCGATTGCCTGCAGTTGCGTCAGTGGGACAAGTTGGCGTTGGTGCGTGAGTTCGGCAGTTTCGGAGAGCGGCTCTGGAACCTGGCCCGTGGAATCGATGAGCGCCTGGTGCACAACGACAGTCGGCGACAGTCCATCAGCGTGGAGAACACCTACGATGTGGACCTGCCCGATCTGGCCAGCTGCCTCGACAAGCTGCCGGAGCTGATGCAGACCCTGAGTGGGCGCATGGCTCGCATCGACAGCAGCTATCGTCCCGGCAAGCCGTTCGTCAAAGTGAAATTCCATGACTTCACCCAGACCACCCTCGAACAGGCGGGGGCAGGGCGGGACCTGGGCAGTTATCAATCGCTCATGACCCAGGCATTCAATCGCGGTGGCAAGCCGGTACGGCTGTTGGGGATCGGGGTGCGGCTGGAGGACTTGCGGGGCGGGTACGAACAGTTGGAGTTGTTCGAGCGGTGA
- the mprF gene encoding bifunctional lysylphosphatidylglycerol flippase/synthetase MprF encodes MRAHSDPQDTVSATQPIKAERLRWLDRISQYRQPIGLAVTLLLFAIALIACRHLLSELDLYALHDSILDVPRPALLGAVAATVAGFIILLGYEWSASRYAGVTLPPQTLILGGFTAFAIGNAIGLSLLSGGSVRYRLYARHGLGAADVAHMTLFASLSLGCALPPLAALATLSNLPAASAALHLPAPLLAAISVAVLLLMGILAVGIYRRRLPEQPHRDSLLVRAGRRTLRLPGRRLTFLQLVITALDVAAAATVLYLLLPEAPPFGAFLLVYLLALAAGVLSHVPGGVGVFEAILLAAFADKLGAAPLAAALLLYRLIYVLLPMLVACVLLLINEAQRLFQTRQTLRAASGLAAPVLAVLVFLSGVVLLFSGVTPEIDTRLEHIGFLIPHRLVDASHFGASLVGVLCLLLAQGLRRRLSAAWMLTTVLLLVGALLSLLKGFDWEEATLLTLTAALLAVFRRSFYRPSRLTELPFSPLFLIASLCVLGASIWLLLFAYQDVPYSHQLWWQFTLDADAPRGLRSLLGAAVLLVVVSLTWLLRTARPVIHLPTAQELERAKTILMASSQPDGGLALTGDKALLFHPNDEAFLMYARRGRSLVALYDPIGPPQQRAEMIWQFRDLCDVHHARPVFYQVRVENLPYYMDIGLTAIKLGEEARIDLKRFDLEAKGKEMKDLRYTWNRGTRDGLSLEIHEPGQAPMDELKVISDAWLTGKNVREKGFSLGRFSDEYLKHFRIAVIRFEGRPVAFANLLETHSHELASLDLMRAHPDAPKLTMEFMMVGLIQHYKNHGYARFSLGMVPLSGLQPRRGAPLTQRLGSMVFRRGEQLYNFQGLRRFKDKFQPDWEPRYMAMPAGLDPLVALADTAALIAGGLTGLVKR; translated from the coding sequence ATGCGCGCCCACTCTGACCCACAAGATACAGTTTCCGCGACACAACCGATCAAGGCCGAACGATTGCGCTGGCTGGATCGGATCAGTCAGTACCGACAGCCTATCGGCCTCGCCGTCACGCTGCTGCTGTTTGCGATCGCCCTGATCGCCTGTCGTCATCTCCTGAGCGAACTCGACCTTTACGCACTGCACGATTCGATTCTCGACGTGCCTCGCCCCGCCCTGCTTGGCGCCGTGGCAGCAACGGTCGCAGGCTTCATCATCCTCTTGGGCTACGAATGGTCCGCCAGCCGTTATGCCGGCGTGACGCTGCCGCCGCAGACATTGATCCTGGGCGGCTTCACCGCATTCGCCATTGGCAATGCCATCGGCCTGTCGCTGCTGTCGGGGGGCTCGGTGCGCTACCGACTTTACGCCCGCCATGGCCTCGGAGCGGCGGATGTCGCCCATATGACGTTGTTCGCCAGCCTGTCCCTGGGTTGTGCACTACCGCCACTGGCGGCACTGGCCACCCTCAGCAACCTGCCCGCCGCCTCCGCTGCGCTGCATCTTCCGGCTCCCCTGTTGGCGGCGATCTCCGTGGCGGTACTGTTGCTCATGGGCATCCTGGCGGTGGGTATCTATCGCCGGCGCCTGCCGGAGCAACCTCATCGGGACAGCCTGCTGGTCAGGGCCGGACGCCGCACCTTGCGCTTGCCGGGCCGACGCCTGACATTCCTGCAATTGGTGATCACGGCACTGGACGTCGCGGCCGCGGCCACGGTGCTGTACCTGTTGCTTCCCGAAGCGCCACCCTTCGGCGCGTTCCTGCTGGTGTACCTGCTGGCATTGGCGGCCGGGGTGCTGAGCCATGTGCCGGGCGGCGTCGGGGTGTTCGAAGCGATCCTGCTGGCCGCGTTTGCCGACAAGCTGGGAGCCGCACCGCTGGCCGCCGCCCTGCTGCTGTATCGCCTGATCTACGTGCTACTGCCCATGCTGGTGGCCTGCGTATTGTTGCTGATCAACGAAGCACAACGACTGTTCCAGACCCGCCAGACCCTGCGGGCGGCCTCGGGCCTGGCGGCGCCGGTCCTGGCGGTGCTGGTGTTCCTGTCTGGCGTGGTGCTGCTGTTTTCCGGCGTGACGCCGGAGATCGATACGCGCCTGGAGCATATCGGGTTCCTGATCCCGCACCGACTGGTGGACGCGTCCCACTTCGGCGCCAGCCTGGTGGGCGTGTTGTGCCTGTTGCTCGCCCAAGGCTTGCGTCGTCGCCTGTCGGCCGCCTGGATGCTGACCACCGTCTTGCTGCTGGTGGGTGCCCTGCTCTCGCTGCTCAAGGGGTTCGACTGGGAAGAAGCGACGCTGTTGACCTTGACGGCCGCCTTGCTGGCGGTGTTCCGGCGCTCCTTCTACCGTCCGAGCCGGCTCACCGAGCTGCCCTTTTCGCCGTTGTTCCTGATCGCCAGTCTCTGCGTGCTCGGCGCGTCGATCTGGCTGCTGCTGTTCGCCTACCAGGACGTTCCCTACAGTCATCAGCTGTGGTGGCAGTTCACCCTGGATGCCGACGCGCCTCGCGGCCTGCGCTCGCTGTTGGGGGCAGCGGTGCTGTTGGTGGTGGTCTCGCTGACCTGGCTGCTGCGCACCGCGCGGCCAGTGATCCACTTGCCGACGGCGCAAGAACTGGAGCGCGCCAAGACCATCCTGATGGCCTCTTCACAACCCGACGGCGGCCTGGCCCTGACCGGCGACAAGGCGCTGCTGTTCCATCCCAACGACGAAGCCTTCCTGATGTATGCCCGTCGTGGCCGCAGCCTGGTGGCGCTGTATGACCCGATCGGGCCGCCCCAGCAGCGGGCCGAAATGATCTGGCAGTTCCGTGACCTGTGCGATGTCCACCACGCCCGCCCGGTGTTCTACCAGGTACGGGTCGAGAACCTGCCGTACTACATGGATATCGGCCTGACGGCGATCAAGCTGGGTGAAGAAGCCCGGATCGACCTCAAGCGTTTCGACCTCGAGGCCAAGGGCAAGGAAATGAAGGACCTGCGCTACACCTGGAACCGTGGCACCCGGGACGGCCTGTCCCTGGAAATCCACGAACCGGGCCAGGCGCCGATGGATGAACTCAAGGTCATTTCCGATGCCTGGCTGACCGGCAAGAACGTGCGCGAGAAAGGGTTCTCCCTGGGCCGCTTCAGCGACGAGTACCTCAAGCACTTCCGCATCGCTGTGATTCGCTTCGAGGGCCGTCCGGTGGCGTTCGCCAACCTGCTGGAAACCCACAGTCACGAGCTGGCCAGCCTCGACCTGATGCGTGCCCATCCCGACGCGCCGAAGCTGACCATGGAGTTCATGATGGTCGGTCTGATCCAGCATTACAAAAACCATGGCTACGCCCGCTTCAGCCTCGGCATGGTCCCGCTGTCGGGCCTGCAGCCACGTCGCGGCGCGCCGCTGACCCAGCGCCTGGGCTCGATGGTGTTCCGCCGTGGCGAGCAGCTCTACAATTTCCAGGGGCTGCGCCGATTCAAAGACAAGTTCCAGCCTGACTGGGAACCTCGTTACATGGCCATGCCCGCCGGACTCGATCCGCTGGTGGCGCTGGCCGATACCGCCGCCCTGATCGCGGGCGGCCTGACTGGACTGGTGAAACGCTGA